A single Epinephelus fuscoguttatus linkage group LG13, E.fuscoguttatus.final_Chr_v1 DNA region contains:
- the desma gene encoding desmin a, whose translation MSKSYSSSAQSASSYRRTFGSGVGSTPLSSLYASGGGGRSSASHMSSRVYEVKSTSVPSFSSYRVSSGAGGAGFGASSAMRTYSGEKLDFNLADAMNQDFLNTRTNEKAELQHLNDRFASYIEKVRFLEQQNAALTVEIEKLRGREGPGRVAEMYEDEMRELRRQIEALSNQRARVEVERDNLADDLQKLKLRLQEEIHQKEEAENNLSAFRADVDNATLARLDLERRIESLQEEIAFLKKIHEEEIRELQSQMQDTQIQVQMDMSKPDLTAALRDIRIQYEGIAAKNIAEAEDWYKSKVSDLNQAVNKNNDALRQAKQETMEYRHQIQSYTCEIDSLKGTNESLLRQMRDMEDRMGREASSYQDTISRLEEDIAKMKDDMARHLREYQDLLNVKMALDIEIATYRKLLEGEESRITTTGPVQTAYSSIGFRETSPESQHQRSSEVHSKKTVLIKTIETRDGEVVSESTQHQQDIM comes from the exons ATGAGCAAGTCCTACTCCTCCTCGGCCCAGTCGGCCTCTTCATACCGTCGCACCTTCGGATCTGGTGTTGGCTCAACCCCACTGTCCTCCCTCTACGCCTCTGGTGGAGGTGGACGCAGCTCTGCAAGCCACATGTCTTCCCGAGTCTACGAGGTCAAGAGCACCAGTGTTCCCTCCTTTTCCAGCTACCGGGTGTCCTCTGGTGCTGGGGGAGCAGGGTTTGGCGCCTCTTCAGCCATGCGTACCTACTCTGGGGAGAAACTCGACTTCAACCTGGCCGATGCCATGAACCAGGACTTCCTCAACACAAGGACCAATGAGAAGGCCGAGCTGCAGCACCTCAACGACCGCTTCGCCAGCTACATCGAGAAGGTGCGCTTCCTGGAGCAGCAGAATGCGGCGCTGACGGTGGAAATTGAGAAGCTGAGGGGTCGTGAGGGGCCAGGGCGCGTGGCTGAGATGTATGAGGATGAAATGAGGGAGCTGAGGAGGCAAATAGAGGCCCTGTCCAACCAGCGCGCCCGCgtggaggtggagagagacaaCCTGGCTGATGACCTGCAGAAACTGAAGCTCAG ACTGCAGGAGGAGATCCACCAGAAGGAAGAGGCTGAGAACAACCTTTCTGCCTTCAGAGCT GATGTTGACAATGCCACTCTGGCCAGGCTGGACCTGGAGAGACGCATTGAGAGCCTGCAGGAGGAGATCGCCTTCCTCAAGAAGATCCATGAAGAG GAGATCCGTGAGCTGCAGAGCCAGATGCAGGACACTCAGATCCAGGTCCAGATGGACATGTCTAAGCCTGACCTGACGGCCGCTCTGAGAGACATCCGCATTCAGTACGAGGGCATTGCTGCCAAGAACATCGCAGAGGCCGAAGACTGGTACAAGTCTAAG GTGTCTGATCTGAACCAGGCTGTGAATAAGAACAATGATGCACTGCGTCAGGCCAAGCAGGAGACCATGGAGTACAGGCACCAGATCCAGTCCTACACCTGTGAGATCGACTCACTCAAGGGCACC AATGAGTCTCTGCTGCGCCAGATGAGAGACATGGAGGACCGCATGGGCCGTGAGGCTTCTAGTTACCAGGATACTATTTCACGGCTGGAGGAAGACATTGCTAAGATGAAG GATGATATGGCTCGTCACCTGAGGGAATACCAGGACCTGCTCAATGTGAAGATGGCCCTTGATATTGAAATTGCCACCTACCGCAAGCtgctggagggagaggagagcag GATCACTACCACTGGGCCTGTCCAGACTGCTTATTCCTCCATTGGATTCAGAG AGACCAGTCCTGAGTCGCAGCATCAGCGCTCCTCAGAGGTTCACTCCAAGAAGACTGTTCTCATCAAGACCATCGAGACCCGCGATGGAGAG gTTGTCAGCGAGTCCACACAGCACCAGCAGGACATCATGTAA